One genomic window of Anthonomus grandis grandis chromosome 3, icAntGran1.3, whole genome shotgun sequence includes the following:
- the LOC126733946 gene encoding 39S ribosomal protein L30, mitochondrial, whose translation MFANKLFTFKCVTPSITVSRNVGKCKFNWFNEGIQYPGFKYYPRNPNFQDPPYEPSKLFRVKRIRPLKGLPHWEKKILTEFKLDGNDYAIIKNIPENNQRLWKVKHAVQIVPITFPDGFPKETDRTVLTEYGELKIIKSIDSVEKRLQLADEFQKLPERMDGDTLRRNLRKKWLTGFENIA comes from the exons ATGTTTGCTAATAAATTATTCACATTCAAATGTGTAACACCTTCAATAACAGTAAGCAGAAATGTTGGTAAATGCAAATTTAACTGGTTTAATGAAGGAATTCAATACCCTGGTTTCAAATACTATCCCAG AAACCCGAACTTTCAAGATCCACCTTATGAACCTTCAAAGCTGTTCAGAGTCAAAAGAATCAGACCTTTGAAGGGACTTCCACACTGGGAGAAGAAAATCCTTACCGAATTCAAATTGGATGGCAAT gattatgCAATAATAAAGAACATCCCAGAAAACAACCAAAGGTTATGGAAAGTTAAACATGCAGTTCAAATTGTCCCAATAACCTTTCCAGATGGGTTTCCTAAAGAAACAGACAGAACTGTTCTAACTGAATATGGAGAGCTAAAGATAATAAAGAGTATCGACTCTGTTGAGAAAAGGTTACAGCTTGCTGATGAGTTCCAGAAATTACCTGAAAGGATGGATGGAGACACATTGAGgaggaatttaagaaaaaagtggCTTACTGGGTTTGAAAATATTGCTTAG